From the Solanum lycopersicum chromosome 10, SLM_r2.1 genome, one window contains:
- the LOC112940160 gene encoding leucine-rich repeat protein 2-like, with translation MTDIEALFAIKNEMLDPFDSLITCNVSVPLYQWRGVFCSNPVELWAFKNNLVGVLPKELGFLPKHKYFDFSYNKLIGGIPRSYGNFSGLLEMYLLNNDLEGKIPDELGKLKNLEIFDADFNKLSDRIPSSLFNLSSLKVIDVSNNQFEGTLPRDLGINPPNLMCLSQH, from the exons ATGACAGATATTGAAGCACTCTTTGCTATCAAGAATGAAATGCTTGATCCCTTTGATTCTTTGATTACATGCAATGTGTCTGTTCCTTTATATCAATGGCGTGGTGTA TTTTGTAGTAACCCCGTTGAATTATGGGCATTCAAGAACAATCTTGTgggtgtgcttcccaaggagcTTGGATTTCTTCCCAAACacaaatattttgatttcaGTTACAACAAGCTCATTGGTGGAATCCCGAGATCTTATGGTAACTTTTCAGGTCTCTTGGAAATGTACCTTTTGAATAATGATCTCGAGGGTAAAATCCCTGATGAGTTAGGGAAACTGAAAAACTTGGAAATATTTGATGCAGACTTCAATAAGTTATCAGATAGAATTCCGAGCTCACTATTCAACCTTTCCTCCTTGAAAGTCATTGATGTGTCAAATAACCAATTCGAAGGTACTCTCCCTCGGGATTTAGGGATCAATCCTCCTAACCTGATGTGTCTGTCTCAGCATTAG